One genomic segment of Impatiens glandulifera chromosome 6, dImpGla2.1, whole genome shotgun sequence includes these proteins:
- the LOC124943594 gene encoding CAP-Gly domain-containing linker protein 1-like gives MGRDSALIKLLSQVDFEEIQLNERSLIRSRQFLERTQPAPGSIGGRKKKAAKKAAPAKAKAESKGKEKVTSSEPPQQTEDEESASFSEKTDTEKTEDDRTVNEADNPAQSPNDAGPDANPETTEGGEKGGEEGDKEADDEGGNNNEEAEEAEADRVTRKLLKAAKRRAGSIEELYMEWHEHRFGTPYREILPGHTDEECMQRLEEVEDLMMNLTNSNTIQEVQHRTCLLIPKVQLRKLTARIRKITEEFKAVGPEDTLTPRVLERLEKAKGDLIQEIDRLEAICNQRKVPVYTAPQIERIPVNCPTPPREIAASKESDERADPNLTGQSPPPQPEVPASDFTKEWVEDRLQKLEASTSELIDNRIQEFEDSAVQPFKDRSQRIFGSALQFADATRSLLERNQERFLEIGEDLQEEAAQRNKYVQRTEILENLTSELKGDFDRFERETDQRLTSMSDDLVGTTLKRVSELEKTNVGLVAELKALSEQVAELLRAKVNADAAAIAADAETAKRIQDALDAEAGKEKEAPRSSHLTEEEAARIRRGEALFPGFTKKAAAQAAEDAERLERQKQKLEEFAAENKKKKAAASASAPKKRKREAPKKEALKKVQIAELLNEVTEPVITSASQQADQVEEEVEEQLQSRSTRPRVSAPTSRPPPEKKKRIIYDFSDSE, from the exons ATGGGGCGTGATTCGGCTTTGATCAAACTCctatctcaggtggatttcgaggaaatccagTTGAATG AACGATCCCTCATCAGATCAAGGCAATTCCTAGAAAGGacgcagccggcccccggttccataggtggccgaaagaagaaagccgccaAGAAAGCTGCCCCAGCCAAAGCAAAGGCtgaaagcaaaggaaaggaGAAAGTAACCTCCTCGGAACCGCCgcaacaaacagaagatgaggagtcgGCTTCCTTCTCTGAGAAAACCGATACGGAGAAGACCgaggatgatagaacggtcaatgaaGCCGACAATCCGGCCCAGAGCCCCAATGATGCCGGCCCTGACgccaatcctgagaccaccgagggtggtgAAAAGGGCGGTGAGGAAGGAGACAaagaagccgatgatgaagGCGGCAACAATAatgaggaggccgaagaagcggAGGCCGATAGGGTAACCCGAAAACTCCTTAAAGCCGCCAAGAGGCGAGCCGGGTCGATTGAAGAACTATACATGgagtggcacgagcaccggtttgGTACACCGTATagagaaatcctaccgggccacacagaCGAGGAGTGCATGCAAAGATTGGAGGAGGTGGAAGACTTAATGATGAATCTCACAAACTCCAATACAATTCAAGAGGTACAACACCGAACTTGTCTCTTGATACCGAAGGTCCAACTACGGAAGCTAACCGcacgcatccggaaaattacggaggagTTCAAAGCGGTGGGACCAGAAGACACTTTAACACCGCGAGTGTtagaaaggcttgaaaaagccaaaggggaCCTTATTCAAGAAATCGACCGGCTGGAAGCAATTTGCAACCAAAGGaaagtaccggtctatactgctccccaAATCGAGAGGATTCCGgttaactgtccaacacctccaagggagatTGCGGCATCGAAAGAATCCGATGAAAGAGCCGACCCCAACCTCACCGGGCAATCCCCTCCTCCACAACCGGAAGTCCCCGCTTCAGACTTCAcgaaagaatgggttgaggaccgtctTCAGAAGCTTGAAGCCTCCACATCAGAACTGATTGATAACcgcattcaagagtttgaagactcTGCGGTTCAGCCGTTCAAAGATAGATCACAAAGAATATTTGGTTCGGCCCTCCAGTTCGCCGACGCCACAAGGAGTCTTCTGGAAAGAAATCAGGAACGGTTCTTAGAAATCGGTGAAGATCTGCAGGAAGAGGCAGCTCAGCGCAATAAATACGTTCAGCGAACCGAAATTTTGGAGAATTTGACCTCCGAGTTAAAGGGAGACTTCGACCGGTTTGAGAGAGAAACCGATCAACGGTTGACATCGATGAGCGATGACCTGGTGGGTACAACACTTAaacgggtctccgaactcgagaagacaaATGTGGGTCTCGTGGCCGAACTAAAGGCGCTCTCTGAACAGGTTGCCGAACTGCTAAGGGCAAAGGTgaacgcggatgccgcggctatagcGGCTGATGCTGAAACGGCTAAAAGgatccaggatgcgctggatgccgaagcAGGTAAAGAGAAAGAGGCACCGCGCTCTTCTCATCTTACCGAAGAGGAAGCCGCGCGGATTAGAAGGGGAGAGGCTTTATTCCCAGGATTTACAAAGAAagcagccgctcaagctgcggaggatgccgaGCGGTTGGAAAGGCAAAAACAGAAGCTGGAAGAATTCGCCGccgaaaacaagaagaagaaggcggccgcctccgcctcAGCGCCGAAAAAGCGGAAGAGGGAGGCTCCTAAGAAGGAGGCCCTTAAGAAGGTTCAAATTGCCGAGCTGCTCAATGAAGTCACGGAACCGGTCATCACAAGTGCATCGCAGCAGGCCGACCAAGTCGAAGAGGAAGTCGAAGAGCAACTGCAGTCGCGGTCTACAAGACCGCGAGTCTCCGCACCGACCAGTCGACCGCCACCGGAGAAGAAAAAGCGGATcatatatgacttctcggactctgaatag